Proteins from one Clostridium cellulovorans 743B genomic window:
- a CDS encoding rubrerythrin family protein has product MKLQGSKTEINVLKTFAGESRASVAYMLFAEKARKEGYEYIASIFESTGRNELAHARETFEALKLIRTTSENLKYAIEGEKEESESIYVKYAKEAKEEGFEELENLFSELAETEEHHEKRFKAIKELLDSGRLFKNQTSIKWQCMNCGYIHVGKEAPRRCPLCGLPQGYFKRYSEDFK; this is encoded by the coding sequence GTGAAATTACAGGGAAGCAAAACGGAGATTAATGTTTTAAAGACTTTCGCTGGCGAATCAAGAGCGAGTGTTGCATATATGCTATTTGCAGAAAAAGCTAGAAAGGAAGGATATGAATATATAGCATCTATCTTTGAGTCTACAGGAAGAAATGAATTAGCTCATGCTAGAGAAACTTTTGAGGCGTTAAAGCTTATAAGAACCACTAGCGAAAACCTAAAATATGCCATTGAAGGTGAAAAGGAAGAAAGTGAGAGCATATATGTCAAATATGCGAAAGAAGCTAAAGAAGAAGGCTTTGAAGAGTTGGAAAATTTATTTAGTGAGTTAGCTGAAACAGAAGAACATCATGAGAAGAGATTTAAAGCTATTAAAGAGTTGTTAGATAGTGGAAGACTTTTTAAGAATCAAACAAGTATAAAATGGCAATGTATGAATTGCGGATATATTCATGTAGGAAAAGAGGCACCAAGACGTTGTCCACTATGTGGTCTTCCTCAAGGTTATTTTAAGCGATATAGCGAAGACTTTAAGTAG
- the pssA gene encoding CDP-diacylglycerol--serine O-phosphatidyltransferase encodes MKKSHIPNLFTFANLSCGIFSLLFTLNYEYNIACLFILLAGLIDRYDGRIARFLNVDSEIGKELDSLADLVSFGVAPAFVAFLLFQLINLPILGYVILVLFPIAGAFRLARYNISDFDGVYTGVPITLAGTFLALYSLIFTMLGGNIARLSWLTLFIMAILAYLMISKFRFTKI; translated from the coding sequence ATGAAAAAAAGTCATATACCAAATTTATTTACGTTTGCTAATCTTAGCTGTGGAATTTTTTCTTTATTATTTACTTTAAATTATGAATATAATATAGCTTGTTTGTTTATTCTTTTAGCGGGACTCATAGATAGATATGATGGTAGGATTGCTAGATTCTTAAATGTAGATTCTGAAATAGGTAAGGAACTGGACTCATTGGCAGATTTAGTATCTTTCGGAGTAGCTCCAGCCTTTGTTGCATTTTTATTATTCCAACTAATTAATCTTCCTATATTAGGATATGTAATTTTAGTACTATTCCCAATAGCGGGTGCTTTTAGACTAGCAAGATATAACATTTCCGATTTTGACGGAGTATACACTGGTGTCCCAATAACGCTTGCTGGAACTTTCTTAGCCTTATATTCTTTAATTTTCACTATGTTAGGTGGAAATATTGCAAGGCTATCTTGGTTAACGCTATTCATAATGGCTATATTAGCTTACTTAATGATTAGTAAATTTCGTTTTACGAAAATATAA
- a CDS encoding YegS/Rv2252/BmrU family lipid kinase gives MRRVKLIYNPFSGDNLMAQKLDDVIRIHQEYGYSVVPYRISFESTMDAAFTDINEGYEYIIVAGGDGTVDTAVNCMKNLNIDLPIGIIPVGTANDFAKFLGMSSDVLEACEQIINSDIELVDLGKINDKYFINVASTGMFTDISQKIDGNFKHSMGKVAYYIKGIEEVVNLKKYKIKVSTDEIVFDDYMYSMLVFNGRTAGNLNLAYKAEVQDGMFDVIIIKAKPFTNVVNLCIKIIKGEHLDKSEELVYFKTDKVYIECDEEIVTDIDGERGPDFPVTITCEKGSLKILGLNKSLKEHQNNK, from the coding sequence ATGAGAAGAGTAAAATTGATATACAATCCATTTTCAGGAGATAATTTAATGGCACAAAAACTTGATGATGTTATAAGGATACATCAAGAATACGGATATTCTGTAGTACCGTATAGAATTAGTTTTGAAAGTACTATGGATGCAGCTTTTACAGATATTAATGAGGGGTATGAATATATTATTGTTGCTGGTGGGGATGGAACGGTAGATACAGCCGTTAATTGCATGAAAAATCTTAATATTGATTTACCTATAGGTATTATTCCAGTGGGTACTGCTAATGATTTTGCAAAGTTTTTAGGTATGTCGTCAGATGTATTAGAAGCTTGCGAACAGATAATTAATAGTGATATTGAATTAGTGGATTTAGGAAAAATAAATGATAAATATTTTATAAATGTGGCGAGTACAGGAATGTTTACTGATATATCTCAAAAAATTGACGGAAACTTTAAACATTCTATGGGGAAAGTTGCTTATTACATAAAAGGTATCGAAGAAGTTGTAAATTTAAAGAAATACAAAATCAAGGTATCTACAGATGAGATTGTTTTTGACGACTATATGTATTCTATGTTAGTTTTTAACGGTAGAACAGCAGGAAATCTTAATTTGGCATATAAGGCTGAGGTACAAGATGGAATGTTTGATGTTATAATAATTAAAGCAAAACCATTTACTAACGTAGTAAATTTATGTATAAAAATTATTAAAGGTGAACACTTAGATAAAAGTGAGGAATTAGTATACTTTAAAACTGATAAGGTATATATTGAATGTGATGAAGAGATTGTTACAGATATAGATGGTGAGAGAGGACCAGATTTTCCAGTAACAATAACCTGTGAAAAAGGTTCACTTAAGATATTAGGACTTAACAAAAGTTTAAAGGAACATCAAAACAACAAGTAG